One segment of Sandaracinaceae bacterium DNA contains the following:
- a CDS encoding lipid-binding SYLF domain-containing protein, with protein sequence MTRITKNIWIALAAFALAVGCAHAPRSQEDAKSLEQQADEALASLTQEDPTLQTVLAQSEGYVVFPRVREGAFIAGATSGVGVVYEGDRPIGYAELDGGSFGAQVGGQSYTQLIVFRSSDAFERFKLDNFDLSADVSATAIRSGSAASATFEGGTAVFIDDEDGLMAEASVGGQSLRFEPRR encoded by the coding sequence ATGACTCGAATCACCAAGAACATCTGGATCGCCCTGGCCGCCTTCGCCCTCGCCGTGGGGTGTGCGCACGCGCCACGCAGCCAGGAGGACGCCAAGAGCCTGGAGCAACAGGCGGACGAGGCCCTCGCCTCGCTGACCCAGGAGGATCCCACCCTGCAGACCGTGCTGGCGCAGTCGGAGGGCTACGTCGTCTTCCCGCGCGTGCGTGAGGGCGCCTTCATCGCCGGCGCGACGTCCGGCGTGGGCGTGGTCTACGAAGGCGATCGCCCCATCGGCTACGCCGAGCTCGACGGGGGCTCCTTCGGCGCCCAGGTGGGTGGCCAGAGCTACACCCAGCTGATCGTCTTCCGCTCCAGCGACGCGTTCGAGCGCTTCAAGCTCGACAACTTCGACCTGAGCGCAGACGTGAGCGCGACAGCCATCCGGTCCGGCTCGGCCGCCTCGGCGACCTTCGAGGGCGGCACCGCGGTCTTCATCGACGACGAGGACGGCCTGATGGCCGAGGCCTCGGTCGGTGGTCAGTCGCTCCGCTTCGAGCCGCGACGCTGA